From Phenylobacterium montanum, the proteins below share one genomic window:
- a CDS encoding hybrid sensor histidine kinase/response regulator, protein MTRMPRRGLIDLHMSLAVTLAILVFISCLFGLGAKVDGLELQREQALASNALRGRMQEVADQATANTDWDDAVDRASNRIDLPWISENIGAYYTQPRRFRFVCLLNGAGRAVFAMERGRPISPERFTGLLGAAAPLVADVRAREARRAPFTLSAASGNVISQPIQADDVVAWNSGLFILTATLIQPEFGVHLPAGSRASIVITGKPIDPAFMADLGKRLLLDDMRLVSMQDSGRGFIDLKNQAGRTMGRIAWSPRRPGRYLISVALLPILLGVGAPLALYLAMRRTARRLRATLLELASARDEAHAANEQKSVFLATMSHEIRTPLNGVLAMTQLMQQGSLSAVQRERLAVIGQSSESLLTIVNDILDLSKIEAGRLELDLRPFDLSDLASALRGLYGPIAEDKGLVYRVEVAAGARGIWRGDPDRLRQVAGNLIGNALKFTLEGEVAVAIRAEGEIGLSFEVRDTGVGIAPDKLDLIFDKFRQAETSTARRFGGTGLGLAISRQLVELMGGRIWVQSEPGQGSVFRLEVPLARLSGTPPRRAAAVVSEAPRDRPIRILAADDNPTNRRILQQILEPAGVDLRLCEDGEQVLAAWRAAKFDLILMDIQMPVMDGLTATSLIRTEEAQEARSRTPILALTANVMTHQLEQYRSAGMDACVAKPIRIPELHAAIMRALEESEG, encoded by the coding sequence ATGACACGCATGCCAAGGCGCGGACTGATCGACCTGCATATGTCGCTGGCCGTGACCCTCGCCATCCTGGTCTTCATCTCTTGCCTGTTCGGGCTGGGCGCCAAGGTCGACGGGCTGGAGCTTCAGCGCGAACAGGCCCTGGCGTCGAACGCCCTGCGCGGGCGGATGCAGGAAGTGGCCGATCAAGCCACTGCGAACACTGATTGGGACGACGCGGTGGATCGCGCCAGCAACCGCATCGACCTGCCCTGGATCTCTGAGAATATCGGCGCCTACTACACCCAACCGCGCCGCTTCCGTTTCGTCTGCCTGCTGAACGGGGCCGGCCGAGCGGTCTTCGCCATGGAGCGGGGGCGGCCGATTTCGCCGGAGCGCTTCACCGGCCTCCTGGGGGCGGCGGCCCCGCTGGTCGCCGATGTCCGCGCCCGGGAAGCCCGTCGGGCGCCATTCACTCTGAGCGCGGCGTCGGGGAATGTAATCTCGCAGCCGATCCAGGCCGACGACGTCGTGGCCTGGAACAGCGGCCTGTTCATTCTGACCGCCACCTTGATTCAGCCCGAATTCGGCGTCCACCTGCCGGCCGGCTCGCGCGCCTCGATCGTAATCACCGGCAAGCCGATCGATCCCGCCTTCATGGCCGACCTCGGCAAGCGGCTGCTGCTCGACGACATGCGGCTGGTAAGCATGCAAGATTCCGGGCGGGGCTTCATCGACCTGAAGAACCAGGCTGGCCGCACAATGGGGCGGATCGCCTGGAGCCCTCGGCGGCCGGGGCGCTATCTCATCTCGGTCGCTCTCTTGCCGATCCTGCTGGGGGTCGGCGCACCGCTTGCGCTCTACCTGGCGATGCGGCGCACAGCTCGGCGGCTGCGGGCCACGCTGCTGGAACTGGCCAGCGCGCGGGACGAAGCCCATGCCGCTAACGAGCAGAAGTCGGTGTTCCTGGCCACCATGAGCCACGAAATCCGCACGCCCCTGAACGGGGTTCTGGCCATGACGCAGCTGATGCAGCAGGGGTCCCTGTCGGCGGTCCAGCGCGAGCGCCTTGCAGTGATCGGCCAGTCCAGCGAGAGTCTGCTGACCATCGTCAACGACATCCTGGACCTCTCCAAGATCGAAGCTGGCAGGTTGGAGTTGGATCTGCGCCCCTTCGACCTATCCGACTTGGCCAGCGCGCTGAGGGGCCTCTATGGGCCGATCGCCGAAGACAAGGGCCTCGTCTACCGGGTCGAGGTCGCGGCCGGGGCGCGGGGGATCTGGCGGGGCGATCCCGATCGGCTGCGCCAGGTGGCCGGCAACCTGATCGGCAATGCGCTCAAGTTCACCCTGGAGGGCGAGGTGGCGGTGGCGATCCGGGCCGAGGGTGAAATAGGCCTGTCGTTCGAGGTCCGCGACACCGGGGTCGGCATAGCGCCCGACAAGCTGGACCTGATCTTCGACAAGTTCCGACAAGCCGAGACCTCGACGGCGCGGCGTTTCGGCGGCACCGGGCTCGGCCTCGCCATCAGCCGGCAACTCGTCGAGCTGATGGGCGGGCGAATTTGGGTTCAGAGCGAGCCGGGCCAAGGCTCGGTCTTCCGCTTGGAGGTTCCCTTGGCGCGGCTTTCGGGAACGCCGCCCAGGCGGGCCGCGGCTGTCGTCTCCGAGGCGCCGCGGGATCGGCCGATCCGCATCCTGGCCGCCGACGACAACCCGACCAACCGCCGCATTCTGCAGCAGATCCTGGAGCCTGCAGGCGTCGACCTCAGGCTGTGCGAGGACGGCGAACAAGTGCTCGCGGCCTGGCGCGCGGCCAAGTTCGACCTGATCCTGATGGACATCCAAATGCCGGTGATGGACGGCCTGACGGCGACCAGTTTGATCCGCACCGAGGAGGCGCAGGAGGCGCGGAGCCGCACTCCGATCCTGGCCCTGACCGCCAACGTCATGACTCACCAGCTCGAACAGTATCGCAGCGCCGGCATGGACGCCTGCGTGGCCAAGCCGATCCGCATTCCCGAACTGCACGCCGCCATCATGAGGGCGCTGGAGGAGTCGGAAGGCTGA
- a CDS encoding DUF1993 domain-containing protein yields MSAVNLFSFVDLFARSVVATKHLLAKGAAHVSGLGVPEREMLNWRLAEDMHPLGFQVMVVANFSRTWTARVAGLEPPEGIAADLDVAGLNAGLDAALDYLRALKPEQFDGRDEIPLTFEIMPGMAPTFPAARWLTVFAATNINFHVSMTYAILRNNGVPIGKADLFAAGLG; encoded by the coding sequence ATGTCCGCCGTTAATCTCTTCAGCTTTGTCGACCTGTTCGCCCGTTCCGTGGTCGCCACCAAGCACCTCCTCGCCAAGGGCGCGGCGCATGTGTCCGGCCTGGGCGTCCCGGAGCGGGAAATGCTCAATTGGCGGCTAGCGGAGGACATGCATCCCCTGGGTTTCCAGGTGATGGTGGTGGCCAATTTCAGCAGGACCTGGACGGCGCGCGTTGCAGGCTTGGAGCCTCCAGAGGGGATCGCGGCCGATCTCGACGTCGCCGGATTGAACGCCGGACTCGACGCCGCCCTGGATTACCTGCGCGCGCTTAAGCCAGAGCAATTCGATGGCCGGGACGAAATTCCTCTGACATTCGAGATCATGCCGGGGATGGCCCCCACATTTCCCGCGGCGCGGTGGCTGACCGTCTTCGCCGCCACGAACATCAACTTTCACGTATCGATGACGTACGCAATCCTGCGCAACAACGGCGTGCCGATCGGGAAGGCAGACTTGTTCGCCGCGGGACTAGGCTGA
- a CDS encoding aldo/keto reductase, whose amino-acid sequence MPNPTRSPWNRPRRGSPAPGCRNNDHRPERVGPALEASLRRLRLDYVDCYLVHTPFAFPPGDDLQPRDEHGQVIYDAGVTLAETWRAMERLVDEGGTRAIGLSDITLDRLKAIVAIARIRPAVVQVEAHPYLPEWELLDFCRAHGIVMQAFAPLGHGMQPRVTEDPVVAAIARRARKTPAQVALAWGVQRGTAVLTTSTNPGRIRENFDISDLPDQALREMREEIATRVRFNAVVDTGVPGFVPRQPT is encoded by the coding sequence ATCCCGAATCCTACGAGATCGCCGTGGAACAGGCCGAGGCGCGGCTCGCCAGCGCCCGGCTGCAGGAACAACGACCACCGGCCCGAACGGGTCGGACCTGCGCTGGAGGCCAGCCTCAGGCGCCTGCGACTCGACTACGTCGATTGCTACCTGGTCCATACCCCGTTCGCCTTTCCGCCCGGCGACGACCTGCAGCCGCGGGACGAGCACGGCCAGGTGATCTATGACGCCGGCGTGACCCTGGCTGAGACCTGGCGGGCCATGGAGCGCCTGGTCGACGAGGGCGGGACCAGGGCCATCGGCCTGTCCGACATCACCCTGGACCGACTGAAGGCGATCGTCGCCATCGCCCGCATCAGGCCGGCGGTGGTGCAGGTCGAGGCGCACCCCTACCTGCCCGAGTGGGAGCTGCTCGACTTCTGCCGGGCGCATGGAATCGTGATGCAGGCCTTCGCGCCGCTGGGCCACGGCATGCAGCCGCGCGTGACCGAGGATCCGGTGGTGGCGGCGATCGCGCGCCGCGCGCGCAAGACGCCGGCTCAGGTCGCCCTGGCCTGGGGAGTCCAGCGCGGAACCGCCGTGCTCACCACCTCGACCAACCCTGGCCGTATCCGGGAGAATTTCGATATTTCAGATCTGCCAGACCAGGCCTTGCGCGAGATGCGCGAGGAGATCGCCACCCGTGTCCGGTTCAATGCCGTGGTGGACACCGGCGTGCCGGGATTTGTGCCCCGTCAGCCGACCTAA
- a CDS encoding TetR/AcrR family transcriptional regulator — MVQIKQDARPKPRGRPREYDPETALQRATEVFWKTGYAGASLDEISAATGMNRPSLRAAFGDKHALYLKALRRYWDLKFATMREALEDQPLEAALMCVYDAALAIYFSGEKTARSCFVVGTAITEAAEDPEIQRIVMDGFKRLDAAFETRLRTAREAGELGRDADLSTLAMLATATMHTIAVRARAGAARDDLRAFALRAVRVICGKAA; from the coding sequence ATGGTACAAATTAAGCAGGACGCCCGGCCCAAGCCCAGGGGACGGCCGCGGGAATACGATCCCGAAACGGCGTTGCAGCGGGCGACCGAGGTGTTCTGGAAAACCGGCTATGCCGGCGCCTCGCTGGACGAAATCTCCGCCGCCACCGGCATGAACCGCCCGAGCCTTCGCGCGGCGTTCGGCGACAAGCATGCGCTCTATCTCAAGGCGCTGCGGCGCTATTGGGACCTCAAGTTCGCGACCATGCGCGAGGCGCTGGAAGACCAGCCGCTGGAGGCGGCGCTGATGTGCGTCTACGACGCCGCGCTGGCCATCTATTTTTCTGGAGAGAAGACCGCGCGCAGCTGCTTCGTGGTCGGCACCGCCATAACCGAGGCCGCCGAAGACCCCGAAATCCAGCGCATTGTCATGGACGGGTTCAAGCGGCTCGACGCGGCCTTCGAGACGCGGCTGCGCACGGCGCGTGAAGCGGGTGAACTCGGTAGGGACGCCGACCTGTCGACGCTGGCCATGTTGGCCACCGCGACGATGCACACCATCGCCGTCCGCGCCCGCGCCGGCGCCGCCCGCGACGATCTTCGTGCGTTCGCCCTTCGTGCGGTGCGCGTGATCTGCGGCAAGGCCGCGTAA
- a CDS encoding aminotransferase-like domain-containing protein: protein MRTDFLVPLDPNDSLSLQDQVRRGVVRAVVSGDLARGSRAPSSRSLAARLGVSRNTVLLAYQQLVAEGFLIGRERSGLFVAPDMSPRGRGVGEVAGVRGEAKATPWRVRFKTGDPPTATQRTPPDWARYPYPFIDGLIDPSLFPTAEWREASRLGLSPRDVSAWASGQGDADDPMLIEEIRTKILPRRGIFAGPDEVLITLGRQQAISLALDLFADRRSLVVVEEPGYADVREMARRLDARLQHQPVDAHGMIIDDRLAGAEVIVVTPNHHYPTGVTLAPERREALLLRAAEHEAIIVEDDFECETAYFEPSLPALRAMTGGERVVYASSLSSVLEPALRLGFMVADARVIAEARRLRRLSIKHPPLASQRAAAYFLSQGSYDKTMARTGRMLRQRRHALAEALNHYLQRWVSIDPAAGGTSYWVHGPVGVDARSLALEAEQRGVLIEPADVHFQGPSPNNLFRLGVTGVPLERIRAGIEVLAGLIRERISPSFDPTALAPTLRSDEALRAAMAGATLLCKTVYGEPCTIELRPDGSMIGRAGYGNEDQDQGHWWVEGDTWFRQWDSWAYGETSCYRPLIEHGRVQWLNAQGVAVDSAVYVPPGADPSELGDLAP from the coding sequence ATGCGTACCGACTTTCTCGTGCCGCTCGATCCGAACGATTCCCTGAGCCTGCAGGACCAAGTGCGGCGCGGCGTGGTGCGGGCCGTCGTTTCCGGCGACCTAGCCCGCGGTTCGCGGGCGCCGTCTTCGCGCAGCCTCGCCGCCCGGCTCGGCGTGTCGCGCAACACGGTGCTGCTCGCCTATCAGCAGCTGGTCGCCGAAGGCTTCCTGATCGGCCGAGAGCGAAGCGGCCTGTTCGTGGCGCCGGACATGTCGCCCAGGGGGCGTGGCGTCGGCGAGGTCGCCGGCGTTCGCGGGGAAGCCAAGGCGACGCCTTGGCGCGTGCGCTTCAAGACGGGCGATCCGCCGACAGCGACGCAGCGTACGCCGCCGGACTGGGCGCGATATCCCTATCCGTTCATCGACGGGCTGATCGATCCTTCGCTGTTTCCCACGGCCGAATGGCGCGAGGCCAGCCGCCTCGGCCTTTCGCCACGCGATGTCTCAGCCTGGGCCTCAGGCCAGGGCGATGCCGACGACCCGATGCTGATCGAAGAGATCCGCACCAAGATCCTGCCGCGCCGTGGCATCTTCGCAGGGCCCGACGAGGTGCTGATCACCCTCGGACGCCAACAGGCCATCTCGCTCGCCCTGGACCTGTTCGCCGACCGCCGTAGCCTGGTGGTGGTCGAGGAACCCGGCTATGCCGACGTCCGCGAGATGGCACGCAGACTGGACGCCCGTCTGCAGCACCAGCCGGTCGACGCCCACGGCATGATCATCGACGATCGGCTCGCCGGCGCGGAAGTGATCGTCGTCACCCCGAACCATCACTATCCCACAGGCGTCACCCTGGCCCCGGAACGGCGCGAAGCCTTGCTGCTGCGCGCCGCAGAACACGAGGCCATCATCGTCGAAGACGACTTCGAGTGCGAAACCGCCTATTTCGAGCCCAGCCTACCGGCCCTGCGCGCCATGACCGGCGGCGAGCGGGTGGTCTACGCCTCCAGCCTGTCCTCTGTGCTGGAGCCGGCCTTGCGTCTCGGCTTCATGGTGGCGGACGCCCGGGTGATCGCCGAGGCGCGCCGGCTGAGGCGGCTCTCGATCAAGCACCCGCCGCTGGCCAGCCAGCGCGCGGCGGCCTATTTCCTCAGCCAGGGCTCCTACGACAAGACCATGGCGCGGACCGGCCGCATGCTGAGGCAGCGTCGCCACGCCCTGGCCGAGGCGCTGAACCATTACCTGCAGCGCTGGGTCTCCATCGATCCTGCGGCCGGCGGGACCAGCTATTGGGTCCACGGCCCCGTCGGCGTCGACGCCCGGTCCCTTGCCCTCGAGGCCGAGCAGCGGGGCGTGCTGATCGAGCCGGCCGACGTCCATTTCCAGGGCCCCTCCCCGAACAACCTGTTTCGCTTAGGGGTGACCGGCGTGCCGCTGGAGCGGATTCGGGCGGGGATCGAGGTGCTGGCCGGGCTGATCCGCGAGAGGATCTCGCCGAGCTTCGACCCGACCGCTCTGGCCCCGACCTTGCGGAGCGACGAGGCGCTGCGCGCGGCCATGGCTGGCGCGACCCTGCTCTGCAAGACCGTCTATGGCGAGCCTTGCACTATCGAGTTGCGACCCGACGGCTCGATGATCGGCCGGGCGGGCTATGGCAATGAAGACCAGGACCAAGGTCACTGGTGGGTCGAGGGCGACACTTGGTTTCGCCAGTGGGACAGCTGGGCCTATGGCGAGACCTCCTGCTATCGGCCGCTGATCGAGCACGGGCGTGTGCAATGGCTGAATGCGCAGGGCGTCGCGGTGGATTCGGCGGTCTATGTCCCGCCCGGCGCCGATCCCAGCGAATTGGGCGATCTGGCGCCATAG
- a CDS encoding serine hydrolase — MRVALALATVIAGLAGQAWSGPLSSAILNGTKLDGPVPASDFMPGPEAKAAKFRVSGRLTVIPKAQPDGFRVITDTAPPARDTRRVWPRLAVDLVTDGERLIPVQHGPIAAGNPDWDWIVEPGLAWSEPADGDRVRAVLPVALEERNANCIHNGRLLVILGPDGTASKAAIQFDTDTCLYFRFDAWGLAAASYAPGQVKAAPALVNRDRAERAARLPAKPISDLAATFPGIDLAALARAAGPGAVWGVVASGTHFTAPCPTRSGDDPLCAERDLPSYSTAKSLVAAQALFRLEALRPGVIHETIAAHVPACAAAGGWGDVRLIDMLDMASGHYVSAAPEADEAAPATEAFFDAETAAQKIAFTCATPRKAAPGGTFVYHTADTFLLGVAMTDALRKAGLGRDLYDDLIRQIWASIGQSAALDTTRRTYDSAAQPFTGWGLVYHRDDIVRAAGFLGGGGRIAGQPYLDPKLLGEALQRTEPGGGLFGPAPYLRYRHGFWARDVGPLAGCDHPVWAPFLSGYGGISVVLFPNGVQFYAFNDVNHFDWAASVPEVSKIRSLCG; from the coding sequence TTGAGGGTCGCGCTCGCTCTGGCGACAGTGATCGCGGGCCTGGCTGGACAGGCTTGGTCAGGGCCCCTGTCCAGCGCGATCCTGAACGGGACCAAGCTCGACGGACCTGTTCCGGCTAGCGATTTCATGCCGGGTCCTGAGGCCAAGGCCGCGAAGTTCCGGGTATCGGGCCGCCTGACCGTGATCCCGAAGGCGCAGCCGGACGGATTCCGGGTCATCACCGACACCGCTCCGCCGGCCAGGGACACGCGCCGGGTCTGGCCCCGGCTCGCAGTCGATCTGGTCACGGACGGCGAAAGGCTGATCCCGGTCCAGCACGGCCCGATCGCGGCCGGCAATCCCGATTGGGACTGGATCGTCGAGCCAGGCCTGGCCTGGTCGGAGCCTGCTGACGGCGATCGGGTGCGCGCCGTGCTGCCGGTGGCGCTGGAAGAGCGCAACGCCAATTGCATCCACAACGGACGACTGCTGGTCATCCTCGGGCCCGATGGGACGGCCTCGAAGGCCGCCATTCAGTTCGACACGGACACCTGCCTCTACTTCAGGTTCGACGCCTGGGGCCTCGCCGCCGCTAGCTACGCACCCGGCCAGGTGAAGGCTGCCCCCGCCCTCGTCAATCGCGACCGCGCCGAGCGCGCCGCCCGCCTGCCGGCGAAGCCCATCTCGGACCTCGCCGCCACCTTTCCTGGAATAGACCTCGCCGCCCTGGCCCGCGCGGCGGGGCCGGGCGCGGTCTGGGGGGTGGTGGCCAGCGGAACCCATTTCACCGCGCCCTGCCCGACCCGCTCGGGCGACGATCCTCTCTGCGCTGAACGCGACCTGCCTTCCTATTCGACCGCCAAGTCGCTGGTCGCCGCCCAGGCCCTGTTCCGGCTGGAGGCGCTCCGGCCCGGCGTGATCCATGAAACCATCGCCGCCCACGTTCCCGCCTGCGCCGCGGCGGGCGGCTGGGGCGACGTCCGCCTGATCGACATGCTGGACATGGCCAGCGGCCACTATGTTTCCGCCGCGCCGGAAGCCGACGAAGCCGCGCCCGCCACCGAGGCCTTCTTCGATGCGGAAACCGCGGCCCAAAAGATCGCCTTCACCTGCGCAACGCCGCGCAAGGCCGCACCGGGCGGGACCTTCGTCTATCACACGGCCGACACCTTTCTCCTGGGCGTGGCCATGACCGACGCCCTGCGCAAAGCCGGGCTCGGGCGGGACCTCTATGACGACCTGATCCGCCAAATCTGGGCGTCGATCGGCCAGTCGGCCGCGCTGGACACCACCCGGCGCACCTACGACTCTGCCGCCCAGCCCTTCACCGGTTGGGGCCTTGTCTATCACCGCGACGACATCGTCCGCGCGGCAGGTTTCCTTGGCGGCGGCGGCCGGATCGCCGGACAGCCTTATCTCGACCCCAAGCTTCTCGGCGAAGCGCTGCAAAGGACCGAGCCGGGCGGCGGCCTGTTCGGCCCAGCCCCTTACCTGCGCTATCGCCACGGGTTCTGGGCGCGCGATGTCGGGCCGCTCGCCGGATGCGATCACCCGGTCTGGGCGCCGTTCCTGTCGGGCTACGGCGGCATATCGGTGGTGCTGTTTCCCAATGGCGTGCAGTTCTACGCCTTCAATGACGTCAATCATTTCGACTGGGCGGCCTCGGTCCCTGAAGTCAGCAAGATCCGGAGCCTCTGCGGATGA
- a CDS encoding MFS transporter, producing the protein MSLPSRYRAAPDGLVAAVLLSFLATAGLFYVNIMPALVDGLKTGLGFSAREAGFVASANVYGAALGAFSAVFTVKRLSWRKVALAALIGLIAIDLVSTQLKTVQVLIAVRFLHGVVGGFLVGTSYGVFARTKAPDRVFGMLLVVQFGLGGLGVLLLPRLAPIYGTPVLFIALAAFSIVTLIMLPFLDDYPRPAASLESAHGRVLWVPLATALAAVFLFQCANMALASYVIGLGRTFRLEISSITGALGVANWLGALGSVAVVVIGVRFGRAGSIMAGMALALAGTVVFLMQSTPWAYAAANVLTSVAWSFTIAYLLGLCAAFDTTGRSAALAGFCSKMGLASGPAFGGLLLEETHYPRLVVLSCVGLALAAAAAVWPAVKLDRTALG; encoded by the coding sequence ATGAGCCTGCCGTCTCGCTACCGCGCGGCTCCCGACGGCCTGGTCGCCGCCGTCCTGCTGTCGTTCCTGGCCACGGCGGGACTGTTCTACGTCAACATCATGCCGGCCCTGGTGGACGGGCTGAAAACCGGATTGGGCTTTTCGGCGCGGGAAGCCGGCTTCGTCGCTTCGGCCAATGTCTATGGCGCGGCGCTTGGAGCGTTCAGCGCCGTGTTCACGGTCAAGCGGCTGTCCTGGCGCAAGGTCGCGCTGGCGGCGCTGATCGGCCTCATCGCCATCGACCTGGTTTCGACCCAGCTCAAGACGGTCCAGGTGCTGATCGCCGTGCGCTTCCTGCACGGCGTCGTCGGCGGCTTCCTGGTCGGCACCTCCTACGGCGTCTTCGCCAGGACCAAGGCGCCGGATCGGGTGTTCGGCATGCTGCTGGTGGTCCAGTTTGGCCTGGGAGGCCTGGGCGTGCTGCTCCTGCCGAGGCTGGCGCCGATCTACGGAACGCCAGTACTGTTCATCGCCCTGGCGGCCTTCAGTATCGTCACCCTGATCATGCTGCCGTTTCTGGACGACTATCCCCGGCCGGCGGCCTCGCTGGAGTCAGCACACGGACGCGTCCTGTGGGTCCCGCTCGCCACCGCGCTCGCGGCCGTCTTCCTGTTCCAGTGCGCCAATATGGCGCTCGCCTCCTATGTGATCGGCCTCGGCCGGACGTTCCGGCTCGAGATAAGTTCAATCACGGGCGCCTTAGGGGTCGCCAACTGGCTGGGCGCGCTCGGATCCGTCGCGGTGGTGGTGATCGGCGTCAGGTTCGGGCGCGCCGGGTCGATCATGGCCGGCATGGCCCTGGCCTTGGCGGGAACCGTAGTGTTCCTGATGCAGAGCACGCCTTGGGCCTATGCCGCGGCCAATGTCCTGACCAGCGTGGCCTGGTCCTTCACCATCGCCTACTTGCTGGGCCTGTGCGCCGCCTTCGACACCACGGGGCGCAGCGCGGCGCTGGCCGGGTTCTGTTCGAAGATGGGCCTGGCCTCAGGACCGGCCTTCGGCGGCCTGCTCCTGGAGGAGACCCACTATCCGCGGCTGGTGGTCCTCTCCTGTGTCGGTCTCGCCCTGGCGGCGGCCGCGGCCGTCTGGCCTGCGGTCAAGCTCGATCGGACCGCCCTTGGCTGA
- a CDS encoding tetratricopeptide repeat-containing sulfotransferase family protein has translation MTAAGPLVQVQQLMLRGRRAEALASLKGIVEAAGASPDLLARAASLFGQMNAHPAAADCQRRLVRLLPGHPDVLRGLAAAETACGRLGEAERLLDAAIAADPAECDSWYNRAVLRRQTAARNHIAALRARLAHPSGRGIVPLAYALAKELEDLGEHGESFVWLKQGADARRAMLSYRVEGDVQAMADIAAVFSVEKLANTPAADNPERPIFIVGLPRTGTTLLERMLGMHSQVTALGELTELPLAVTRAAAGGDKGETIRRAGEADFAALGRDYLRAVATYEPARPVTTDKLPNNFLYIGLLYRGLPRARVIHLRRHPMDSAYAIYKTLFRMGYPYAYDLNDLARYYAAYARLMRHWRAAAPGYVVDLDYEALVQRPEATARDLYARLELDWQPACLEFHRHDAPVATASAAQVREPVHTGSVGLWRHHQAELEPFAAGLRAEGIDPETGEISQGRSDRA, from the coding sequence GTGACCGCGGCCGGACCGCTCGTCCAGGTGCAGCAGTTGATGCTGCGGGGACGGCGCGCCGAGGCGTTGGCGAGTTTAAAAGGTATCGTCGAGGCCGCGGGCGCCTCGCCGGACCTGCTGGCGCGGGCCGCCAGCCTGTTCGGTCAGATGAACGCTCACCCGGCGGCGGCCGATTGCCAGCGCAGGCTGGTGCGGCTGCTGCCAGGCCATCCGGACGTGCTTCGCGGCCTGGCCGCCGCGGAAACCGCCTGCGGGCGGCTGGGCGAGGCCGAGCGCCTGCTGGATGCGGCCATCGCGGCTGATCCAGCCGAGTGCGATTCCTGGTACAACCGCGCAGTGCTCCGCCGCCAGACGGCCGCGCGCAACCATATCGCGGCGCTGCGGGCGCGCCTGGCCCATCCATCCGGGCGCGGGATCGTTCCCCTGGCCTACGCCCTGGCCAAGGAGCTGGAGGACCTGGGCGAGCACGGCGAAAGCTTTGTCTGGCTCAAGCAGGGCGCGGACGCGCGCCGGGCGATGCTGTCCTACCGGGTCGAGGGCGACGTGCAGGCGATGGCCGACATCGCCGCCGTATTCTCGGTGGAGAAGCTGGCCAACACGCCGGCGGCCGACAACCCCGAGCGCCCGATCTTCATCGTCGGACTGCCGCGGACCGGCACCACGCTGCTCGAGCGCATGCTGGGCATGCACAGCCAGGTGACGGCGCTGGGCGAGCTGACCGAGCTGCCGCTGGCCGTGACCCGGGCCGCGGCAGGCGGGGACAAGGGCGAGACGATCCGGCGGGCCGGCGAGGCCGATTTCGCGGCTCTGGGGCGGGACTATCTGCGCGCCGTGGCGACCTACGAGCCCGCGCGGCCGGTGACGACGGACAAACTGCCGAACAACTTCCTCTATATCGGCCTGCTCTATCGAGGCCTGCCCCGCGCCAGGGTGATCCACCTGCGTCGCCACCCGATGGACAGCGCCTATGCGATCTACAAGACGCTGTTTCGCATGGGCTATCCCTATGCCTACGACCTGAACGACCTGGCCCGCTACTACGCCGCCTACGCCAGGCTGATGCGACACTGGCGAGCGGCGGCGCCGGGCTATGTGGTCGACCTCGACTACGAGGCGCTGGTCCAGCGGCCTGAAGCCACCGCTCGGGACCTGTACGCGCGGCTGGAGTTGGATTGGCAGCCGGCCTGCCTGGAGTTCCATCGCCACGACGCCCCGGTCGCCACCGCCAGCGCCGCCCAGGTGCGCGAGCCGGTGCATACCGGGTCGGTCGGGCTATGGCGCCATCACCAGGCTGAACTGGAACCGTTCGCCGCCGGCCTGCGGGCCGAGGGGATCGACCCAGAGACCGGTGAGATCAGCCAAGGGCGGTCCGATCGAGCTTGA